A single region of the Raphanus sativus cultivar WK10039 chromosome 1, ASM80110v3, whole genome shotgun sequence genome encodes:
- the LOC108824911 gene encoding lysM domain receptor-like kinase 3 isoform X2, whose protein sequence is MNLATSTLWLLSFFISPLLSSSNPMNCSDTSRLCTSFLAFKPNRNQTFSIIQSMFDALPSDVTADATSSGDIYLRKNCSCLATTPHHYATNTTFTIRQNGGSVSDAVVSAYSGLSFPLNSSREARAGVVVSVQLLCGCSSGLWNYLMSYVTVNGDSVQSLSSRFGVSMDRIEEVNGILNPDNITTGDLIYIPLDSVPGVPYEAKKTTPPAPSPALTNRNNSAADQVNHTSKGSGHVPYIWIIGGLTIVLALLVICILVCICLRSSSCNSSSDEDSGGHSFQILRNSGFFCGSGRYNCCRQTNCETQSNHHQVVAIPKALGDGMFEIEKPTVFTYEEIRAATDGFADSNLLGHGNYGSVYFGLLREQEVVVKRMTATKTKEFAAEMKVLCKVHHSNLVELIGYAATSDELFVVYEYVQKGMLKNHLHDPQSKGNTPLSWIMRNQIALDAARGLEYIHEHTKTHYVHRDIKTSNILLDEAFRAKISDFGLAKLVEKTGEGEVSVTKVVGTYGYLAPEYLSDGLATSKSDVYAFGVVLFEIISGREAVIRTEAMGTKNPERRPLASTMLAALKNSPDSMNMSSLKEFIDPNMMDLYPHDCLFKIAMLAKQCVDDDPILRPNMKQVVISLSQILLSSIEWEATLAGNSQVFSGLVQGR, encoded by the exons ATGAATCTCGCAACTTCCACTCTCTGGCTTCTTTCCTTCTTCATCTCACCTCTCCTCTCCTCCTCGAACCCAATGAACTGCTCCGACACTTCCCGTCTCTGCACTTCCTTCCTCGCTTTCAAACCTAACCGAAACCAAACCTTCTCCATAATCCAAAGCATGTTCGACGCATTACCCTCCGACGTAACCGCCGATGCAACCTCCTCCGGCGACATCTACCTTCGTAAGAACTGTTCTTGTCTCGCCACGACTCCTCACCACTACGCGACGAACACGACATTCACAATCAGACAAAACGGTGGCTCCGTCTCCGATGCTGTCGTCTCTGCTTACTCTGGTCTCTCGTTTCCGCTCAACAGCAGTAGAGAGGCTCGTGCCGGGGTCGTTGTGTCTGTGCAGCTTCTCTGTGGCTGCTCGAGTGGTCTCTGGAACTACCTTATGAGTTATGTGACGGTGAATGGAGACAGTGTTCAGTCTCTCTCGAGCCGGTTTGGTGTTAGTATGGATCGAATCGAGGAAGTTAATGGAATCTTGAATCCTGATAATATCACAACCGGAGATCTCATCTACATCCCGCTTGATTCCG TACCTGGAGTGCCTTATGAAGCAAAGAAGACAACCCCTCCTGCTCCTTCTCCTGCGTTAACCAACAGAAACAACTCAG ctGCTGACCAGGTGAATCACACATCAAAGGGTAGTGGTCATGTGCCTTATATATGGATTATTGGTGGTCTTACAATTGTGCTTGCGCTTCTCGTCATATGTATACTTGTATGCATCTGTTTGAGATCATCTAGTTGCAATTCTTCGAGTGATGAAGATAGTGGTGGACACAGCTTCCAAATCCTTAGGAACTCCGGTTTCTTTTGCGGTTCTGGTCGGTATAACTGCTGCAGACAAACCAACTGTGAAACTCAGAGCAATCATCATCAAGTTGTTGCTATTCCCAAAG CTCTTGGTGATGGAATGTTTGAGATAGAGAAGCCTACTGTGTTCACTTATGAAGAGATCCGTGCTGCTACTGATGGGTTTGCTGATTCTAATCTTCTTGGTCATGGGAACTATGGTTCGGTATACTTTGGTCTACTTAGAGAACAAGAAGTTGTTGTGAAAAGGATGACAGCTACAAAGACTAAAGAGTTTGCAGCAGAGATGAAAGTTCTTTGCAAAGTTCATCATTCAAATCTG GTAGAGTTGATTGGTTATGCTGCAACCAGTGATGAGCTTTTCGTAGTGTATGAATATGTGCAAAAGGGAATGCTCAAAAACCATTTGCATGATCCTCAGAGCAAAG GCAATACACCACTGTCTTGGATAATGAGGAATCAGATTGCACTTGACGCAGCAAGAGGCTTAGAATATATCCATGAACATACTAAAACTCATTATGTTCACAGAGATATCAAGACAAGCAATATCTTGCTGGATGAGGCATTCCGGGCCAAG ATATCAGATTTTGGACTAGCGAAACTCGTTGAGAAAACTGGAGAGGGTGAAGTTTCTGTGACCAAAGTTGTTGGTACATATGGTTATCTTGCGCCAGAGTATCTAAGTGACGGTCTTGCCACCTCTAAAAGCGATGTTTACGCCTTTGGTGTTGTTCTTTTTGAGATTATTTCTGGAAGAGAAGCTGTTATAAGAACAGAGGCTATGGGAACTAAGAATCCAGAAAGACGTCCATTGGCATCTACT ATGTTAGCGGCTCTTAAGAACTCACCAGACTCTATGAACATGTCCAGTTTGAAGGAGTTTATCGATCCCAACATGATGGATTTGTACCCGCATGACTGTTTATTCAAG ATTGCTATGTTGGCGAAGCAATGCGTAGATGATGATCCGATTCTAAGACCGAACATGAAGCAAGTGGTTATATCGCTTTCGCAGATACTCTTGTCTTCCATTGAATGGGAAGCAACTCTTGCTGGAAACAGCCAAGTCTTTAGTGGTCTTGTCCAaggaagataa
- the LOC108824911 gene encoding lysM domain receptor-like kinase 3 isoform X1 yields MNLATSTLWLLSFFISPLLSSSNPMNCSDTSRLCTSFLAFKPNRNQTFSIIQSMFDALPSDVTADATSSGDIYLRKNCSCLATTPHHYATNTTFTIRQNGGSVSDAVVSAYSGLSFPLNSSREARAGVVVSVQLLCGCSSGLWNYLMSYVTVNGDSVQSLSSRFGVSMDRIEEVNGILNPDNITTGDLIYIPLDSVPGVPYEAKKTTPPAPSPALTNRNNSAADQVNHTSKGSGHVPYIWIIGGLTIVLALLVICILVCICLRSSSCNSSSDEDSGGHSFQILRNSGFFCGSGRYNCCRQTNCETQSNHHQVVAIPKAALGDGMFEIEKPTVFTYEEIRAATDGFADSNLLGHGNYGSVYFGLLREQEVVVKRMTATKTKEFAAEMKVLCKVHHSNLVELIGYAATSDELFVVYEYVQKGMLKNHLHDPQSKGNTPLSWIMRNQIALDAARGLEYIHEHTKTHYVHRDIKTSNILLDEAFRAKISDFGLAKLVEKTGEGEVSVTKVVGTYGYLAPEYLSDGLATSKSDVYAFGVVLFEIISGREAVIRTEAMGTKNPERRPLASTMLAALKNSPDSMNMSSLKEFIDPNMMDLYPHDCLFKIAMLAKQCVDDDPILRPNMKQVVISLSQILLSSIEWEATLAGNSQVFSGLVQGR; encoded by the exons ATGAATCTCGCAACTTCCACTCTCTGGCTTCTTTCCTTCTTCATCTCACCTCTCCTCTCCTCCTCGAACCCAATGAACTGCTCCGACACTTCCCGTCTCTGCACTTCCTTCCTCGCTTTCAAACCTAACCGAAACCAAACCTTCTCCATAATCCAAAGCATGTTCGACGCATTACCCTCCGACGTAACCGCCGATGCAACCTCCTCCGGCGACATCTACCTTCGTAAGAACTGTTCTTGTCTCGCCACGACTCCTCACCACTACGCGACGAACACGACATTCACAATCAGACAAAACGGTGGCTCCGTCTCCGATGCTGTCGTCTCTGCTTACTCTGGTCTCTCGTTTCCGCTCAACAGCAGTAGAGAGGCTCGTGCCGGGGTCGTTGTGTCTGTGCAGCTTCTCTGTGGCTGCTCGAGTGGTCTCTGGAACTACCTTATGAGTTATGTGACGGTGAATGGAGACAGTGTTCAGTCTCTCTCGAGCCGGTTTGGTGTTAGTATGGATCGAATCGAGGAAGTTAATGGAATCTTGAATCCTGATAATATCACAACCGGAGATCTCATCTACATCCCGCTTGATTCCG TACCTGGAGTGCCTTATGAAGCAAAGAAGACAACCCCTCCTGCTCCTTCTCCTGCGTTAACCAACAGAAACAACTCAG ctGCTGACCAGGTGAATCACACATCAAAGGGTAGTGGTCATGTGCCTTATATATGGATTATTGGTGGTCTTACAATTGTGCTTGCGCTTCTCGTCATATGTATACTTGTATGCATCTGTTTGAGATCATCTAGTTGCAATTCTTCGAGTGATGAAGATAGTGGTGGACACAGCTTCCAAATCCTTAGGAACTCCGGTTTCTTTTGCGGTTCTGGTCGGTATAACTGCTGCAGACAAACCAACTGTGAAACTCAGAGCAATCATCATCAAGTTGTTGCTATTCCCAAAG CAGCTCTTGGTGATGGAATGTTTGAGATAGAGAAGCCTACTGTGTTCACTTATGAAGAGATCCGTGCTGCTACTGATGGGTTTGCTGATTCTAATCTTCTTGGTCATGGGAACTATGGTTCGGTATACTTTGGTCTACTTAGAGAACAAGAAGTTGTTGTGAAAAGGATGACAGCTACAAAGACTAAAGAGTTTGCAGCAGAGATGAAAGTTCTTTGCAAAGTTCATCATTCAAATCTG GTAGAGTTGATTGGTTATGCTGCAACCAGTGATGAGCTTTTCGTAGTGTATGAATATGTGCAAAAGGGAATGCTCAAAAACCATTTGCATGATCCTCAGAGCAAAG GCAATACACCACTGTCTTGGATAATGAGGAATCAGATTGCACTTGACGCAGCAAGAGGCTTAGAATATATCCATGAACATACTAAAACTCATTATGTTCACAGAGATATCAAGACAAGCAATATCTTGCTGGATGAGGCATTCCGGGCCAAG ATATCAGATTTTGGACTAGCGAAACTCGTTGAGAAAACTGGAGAGGGTGAAGTTTCTGTGACCAAAGTTGTTGGTACATATGGTTATCTTGCGCCAGAGTATCTAAGTGACGGTCTTGCCACCTCTAAAAGCGATGTTTACGCCTTTGGTGTTGTTCTTTTTGAGATTATTTCTGGAAGAGAAGCTGTTATAAGAACAGAGGCTATGGGAACTAAGAATCCAGAAAGACGTCCATTGGCATCTACT ATGTTAGCGGCTCTTAAGAACTCACCAGACTCTATGAACATGTCCAGTTTGAAGGAGTTTATCGATCCCAACATGATGGATTTGTACCCGCATGACTGTTTATTCAAG ATTGCTATGTTGGCGAAGCAATGCGTAGATGATGATCCGATTCTAAGACCGAACATGAAGCAAGTGGTTATATCGCTTTCGCAGATACTCTTGTCTTCCATTGAATGGGAAGCAACTCTTGCTGGAAACAGCCAAGTCTTTAGTGGTCTTGTCCAaggaagataa